A single window of Streptomyces xanthii DNA harbors:
- a CDS encoding bifunctional metallophosphatase/5'-nucleotidase translates to MSLNRRSFLGKSAATGAGVALAGGAVAPSAEAATGAPGRGKPRKRYAFTVMGTTDLHGHVFNWDYYKDAEYKDAAGNAQGLSRISTLVSRIREEEGRGNTLLIDAGDTIQGTPLTYYFARVDPITAANGPVHPMAQAMNAIGYDAAALGNHEFNYGIDTLRKFESQLRFPLLGANAVDAKTEKPAFAPYVIRTLRTPHGKDVKVAVLGLTNPGIAIWDKAYVQGKLKFPGLEEQAAKWVPKLRSMGADVVIVSAHSGASGTSSWGDQLPYVENAAARVAAKVPGIDAILVGHAHVEIEQQVVTNEETGRPVVLAEPLCYAERLARFDFELEWVKGRWTVASVTSKLLNSNTVPDDPAITKLLAAQHALVVKYVNQVVGSAKVELTTVDARYKDAPIIDLINKVQADVVTEALKSTEYASLPVLSQASPFSRTSAIPAGEVTIRDLSSLYVYDNTLVAKLMTGAQLRAYLEFSAEYFVQTAPDAPVDVEKLTNAGNRPDYNYDYVSGLSYDIDIAQPAGSRIKNLKFGGKDLDDAAKFVFAVNNYRANGGGAFPHVANAQELWSESTEIRTRIAEWVTAKGVLDPADFASVDWRLTRAGTPVFAQ, encoded by the coding sequence ATGTCGTTGAACCGCAGATCCTTCCTGGGCAAGTCCGCCGCGACCGGTGCGGGTGTCGCGCTGGCCGGTGGTGCCGTGGCGCCGTCGGCCGAGGCCGCCACGGGCGCTCCGGGCCGCGGGAAGCCGAGGAAGCGGTACGCGTTCACGGTCATGGGCACGACGGACCTGCACGGTCACGTCTTCAACTGGGACTACTACAAGGACGCCGAGTACAAGGACGCGGCGGGCAACGCGCAGGGTCTGTCGCGGATCTCGACGCTGGTGTCGAGGATCCGTGAGGAGGAGGGCCGGGGCAACACGCTGCTGATCGACGCGGGTGACACGATCCAGGGCACTCCCCTGACGTACTACTTCGCGCGCGTGGATCCGATCACGGCGGCGAACGGTCCGGTGCATCCGATGGCGCAGGCGATGAACGCGATCGGGTACGACGCGGCGGCTCTCGGCAATCACGAGTTCAACTACGGCATCGACACGCTGCGCAAGTTCGAGTCGCAGCTGCGTTTCCCGCTGCTGGGGGCGAACGCGGTGGACGCGAAGACGGAGAAGCCGGCGTTCGCGCCGTACGTGATCAGGACGCTGCGCACGCCGCACGGCAAGGACGTGAAGGTGGCGGTCCTGGGGCTGACGAACCCGGGCATCGCGATCTGGGACAAGGCGTACGTGCAGGGGAAGCTGAAGTTCCCGGGGCTGGAGGAGCAGGCGGCGAAGTGGGTGCCGAAGCTGCGGTCGATGGGTGCGGACGTGGTGATCGTGTCGGCGCACTCGGGCGCGTCGGGCACGTCGTCGTGGGGTGACCAGCTGCCGTACGTGGAGAACGCGGCGGCGCGGGTGGCGGCGAAGGTGCCGGGGATCGACGCGATCCTGGTGGGGCACGCGCACGTGGAGATCGAGCAGCAGGTGGTGACGAACGAGGAAACGGGCCGGCCGGTCGTCCTCGCGGAGCCGCTGTGCTACGCGGAGCGGCTCGCGCGGTTCGACTTCGAGCTGGAGTGGGTGAAGGGTCGCTGGACGGTGGCGTCGGTGACGTCGAAGCTGCTGAACTCGAACACGGTGCCGGACGATCCGGCGATCACGAAGCTGCTGGCGGCGCAGCACGCGCTGGTGGTGAAGTACGTGAACCAGGTGGTGGGTTCGGCGAAGGTCGAGCTGACGACGGTGGACGCGCGGTACAAGGACGCGCCGATCATCGACCTGATCAACAAGGTGCAGGCGGACGTGGTGACGGAGGCGCTGAAGTCGACGGAGTACGCGTCGCTGCCGGTGCTGTCGCAGGCGTCGCCGTTCTCGCGGACCTCGGCGATCCCGGCGGGCGAGGTGACGATCCGGGATCTGTCGAGCTTGTACGTGTACGACAACACGCTGGTCGCGAAGTTGATGACGGGTGCGCAGCTGCGGGCGTACCTGGAGTTCTCGGCGGAGTACTTCGTGCAGACGGCGCCGGACGCGCCGGTGGACGTGGAGAAGCTGACGAACGCGGGGAACCGGCCGGACTACAACTACGACTATGTGTCGGGGCTGTCGTACGACATCGACATCGCGCAGCCGGCCGGTTCGCGGATCAAGAATCTGAAGTTCGGCGGCAAGGATCTGGATGACGCGGCGAAGTTCGTGTTCGCGGTGAACAACTACCGGGCGAACGGTGGCGGTGCGTTCCCGCACGTGGCGAACGCCCAGGAGTTGTGGTCGGAGTCGACGGAGATCCGTACGCGGATCGCGGAGTGGGTGACGGCGAAGGGCGTCCTGGACCCGGCGGACTTCGCGTCGGTGGACTGGCGGCTGACGCGGGCCGGGACGCCGGTGTTCGCCCAGTAG
- a CDS encoding pyridoxal phosphate-dependent decarboxylase family protein has protein sequence MRTLPPLAGGTDGPDALRPLLDTVLDALRTGGADRGGPLPAGGPEAVAARVEAAAGDPLPDHGTGAEAALRTLVTALTQGAADPADPLCAAHLHCPPLAVATAADLAASALNPSMDSWDQAPAASVLETLITGTLAREVYPHADTDAGTAPDALVTTGGTEANQLAVLLARETHRTTRPVQLITGANAHHSLTRAAWLLGLPEPIVLPTPNGTLDPATLDEALTDLPGPRLVAATAGTTDAGLIDPLPEIADRCAAHGARLHIDAAYGAGLLFSPHHRAALTGLDRAHTVTLDLHKLGWQPVAAGLLAVRHPTDLAPLTHQADYLNADDDTEAGLPDLLGRSLRTTRRPDILKIAVTLKALGRTGIAALVDQVVALAHHLARLVDLHPGLDLYDTPTLTTVLFRPTGANDDDIAEIRRRLLTEGRAVLGRARVDGRLWLKATLLNPHTDPGDLAALLKLVEGHTPR, from the coding sequence CCGAAGCGGTCGCCGCCCGCGTCGAAGCGGCGGCCGGCGACCCCCTCCCCGACCACGGCACCGGAGCCGAAGCAGCCCTGCGCACCCTCGTCACCGCCCTCACCCAAGGCGCCGCCGACCCCGCCGACCCGCTGTGCGCGGCCCACCTCCACTGCCCGCCCCTCGCCGTCGCCACCGCCGCCGACCTCGCCGCGAGCGCCCTCAACCCCTCCATGGACTCCTGGGACCAGGCCCCCGCCGCCTCCGTCCTCGAAACCCTGATCACCGGCACCCTCGCCCGCGAGGTCTACCCGCACGCCGACACCGACGCCGGCACCGCCCCGGACGCCCTCGTCACCACCGGCGGCACCGAAGCCAACCAGCTCGCCGTCCTCCTCGCCCGCGAGACCCACCGCACCACCCGCCCCGTCCAGCTCATCACCGGCGCCAACGCCCACCACAGCCTCACCCGCGCCGCCTGGCTCCTCGGCCTGCCCGAACCGATCGTGCTGCCCACCCCCAACGGCACCCTCGACCCCGCCACCCTCGACGAGGCCCTCACCGACCTCCCCGGCCCCCGGCTCGTCGCCGCCACCGCGGGCACCACCGACGCCGGCCTCATCGACCCGCTCCCCGAGATCGCCGACCGCTGCGCCGCCCACGGCGCCCGCCTCCACATCGACGCCGCCTACGGCGCCGGCCTCCTGTTCAGCCCCCACCACCGCGCCGCGCTGACCGGACTCGACCGCGCCCACACCGTCACCCTCGACTTGCACAAACTCGGCTGGCAACCCGTGGCCGCCGGACTCCTCGCCGTACGCCACCCCACCGACCTGGCCCCCCTCACCCACCAGGCCGACTACCTCAACGCCGACGACGACACCGAAGCCGGACTCCCCGACCTCCTCGGCCGCTCCCTGCGCACCACCCGCCGCCCCGACATCCTCAAGATCGCCGTCACCCTCAAGGCCCTCGGCCGCACCGGCATCGCCGCCCTCGTCGACCAGGTCGTCGCCCTCGCCCACCACCTGGCCCGCCTCGTCGACCTCCACCCCGGCCTCGACCTCTACGACACCCCCACCCTCACCACCGTCCTGTTCCGCCCCACCGGCGCGAACGACGACGACATCGCCGAGATCCGCCGCCGCCTGCTCACCGAAGGCCGCGCCGTCCTCGGCCGCGCCCGCGTGGACGGCCGCCTCTGGCTCAAGGCCACCCTCCTCAACCCGCACACCGACCCCGGCGACCTCGCCGCGCTCCTGAAACTGGTGGAAGGACACACCCCCCGATGA
- a CDS encoding lysine N(6)-hydroxylase/L-ornithine N(5)-oxygenase family protein gives MTAAPAPQPPHTPTDAPRDLVGIGIGPFNLSLAALAHPLTELDTVFYEQRPAFHWHPGLLIDGATLQVPFLADLVTLADPASPWSFLNYLKTRERLFPFYFAERFHIQRAEYDAYCRWVSENLPGLHYGHQVDAVRWNAERALFEVDYTQLDAHGEAEALGRTHTRNIALGIGTEPFVPAPLKPLADAPTVPVIHSADYLNHRERLLAADHVTVIGSGQSGAEIFLDLLRRRPTGRENLHWLARTQAFAPMEYSKLGLEHFTPDYTRYFHALPEPVRDGLVPAQWQLHKGIDADTIAAIHEELYQRTLHGGWPDVTLTPGVGVRTAGRLADQRIELHLEHQEQGVRTRLTTDAVVLATGYKERPLGRILSGLDPHIQRDASGRPRIDDQFRLVLDDTVQGAGGRVYVQNAERHTHGVGAPDLGLAAWRSATILNSLTGKDPYPQPRRTAFTTFGLTPNEERAPQGHTGPGERALVELQDDLDRR, from the coding sequence ATGACTGCCGCGCCCGCACCGCAGCCCCCGCACACCCCCACCGACGCACCCCGCGACCTCGTCGGCATCGGCATCGGCCCCTTCAACCTCTCCCTCGCCGCCCTCGCCCACCCCCTCACCGAACTCGACACCGTCTTCTACGAACAGCGCCCCGCCTTCCACTGGCACCCCGGCCTGCTCATCGACGGCGCCACCCTCCAGGTCCCCTTCCTCGCCGACCTCGTCACCCTCGCCGACCCCGCCAGCCCCTGGTCCTTCCTCAACTACCTCAAGACCCGCGAACGCCTCTTCCCCTTCTACTTCGCCGAGCGCTTCCACATCCAGCGCGCCGAGTACGACGCCTACTGCCGCTGGGTCAGCGAGAACCTCCCCGGACTCCACTACGGCCACCAGGTCGACGCCGTCCGCTGGAACGCCGAACGCGCCCTGTTCGAAGTCGACTACACCCAACTCGACGCCCACGGCGAAGCCGAAGCCCTCGGCCGCACCCACACCCGCAACATCGCCCTCGGCATCGGCACCGAACCCTTCGTCCCCGCCCCCCTCAAACCCCTCGCCGACGCCCCCACCGTCCCCGTGATCCACTCCGCCGACTACCTGAACCACCGCGAACGCCTCCTCGCCGCCGACCACGTCACCGTCATCGGCAGCGGCCAGTCCGGCGCCGAGATCTTCCTCGACCTCCTGCGCCGCCGCCCCACCGGCCGCGAGAACCTCCACTGGCTCGCCCGCACCCAGGCCTTCGCCCCCATGGAATACAGCAAACTCGGCCTCGAACACTTCACCCCCGACTACACCCGCTACTTCCACGCCCTCCCCGAACCCGTACGCGACGGACTCGTCCCCGCCCAGTGGCAGCTCCACAAGGGCATCGACGCCGACACCATCGCCGCCATCCACGAAGAGCTCTACCAGCGCACCCTCCACGGCGGCTGGCCCGACGTCACCCTCACCCCCGGCGTCGGCGTCCGCACCGCCGGCCGCCTCGCCGACCAGCGCATCGAACTCCACCTCGAACACCAGGAACAAGGCGTCCGCACCCGCCTCACCACCGACGCCGTCGTCCTCGCCACCGGCTACAAGGAACGCCCCCTCGGCCGCATCCTGTCCGGCCTCGACCCCCACATCCAGCGCGACGCCTCCGGCCGCCCCCGCATCGACGACCAGTTCCGCCTCGTCCTCGACGACACCGTCCAAGGCGCCGGCGGCCGCGTCTACGTACAGAACGCCGAACGCCACACCCACGGCGTCGGCGCCCCCGACCTCGGACTCGCCGCCTGGCGCAGCGCCACCATCCTCAACAGCCTCACCGGCAAGGACCCCTACCCCCAGCCCCGCCGCACCGCCTTCACCACCTTCGGCCTCACCCCGAACGAGGAACGCGCCCCCCAAGGCCACACCGGACCCGGAGAGCGCGCTCTCGTGGAACTTCAGGACGACCTCGACCGGAGATGA